One window of the Gambusia affinis linkage group LG01, SWU_Gaff_1.0, whole genome shotgun sequence genome contains the following:
- the LOC122832082 gene encoding keratin, type II cytoskeletal 8-like, with amino-acid sequence MCTRELQHHLNSAQLPAETSLHKPIMSLRIKKNRRSGLYSSSEGFSTKSMGSYPARKSSTTNNVVPIKPVTVNTSLLTPLKTDIDPEIQALRTQEKEQIKGLNNRFVSHIKKVQLLEQQNKMLETKWQLLQSQAASSSSIELKYNAYIANLKKQLEGIHNDGKRLEAERSYWNGQLDKYRSKYEEETGKKNDSEMCFVALKKEADAGFNSKEALEIMLSSLTDKFNFLKAVHDAEMRELQGCLKNTSVVVEMDNSRSLNMDRILSDVKAHYEEIAAQSREETEYWYRTKFDLMTTQAKQYGADLHSTKAEIAEMKRLISRLEHEIDVIKAQCDSIQNTITEVESNGQQAVLNAKDRIKDLEKSLKDAKHVMAKQVREYQELMNVKMALDMEISTYMKLMEGEEDRFGQETVINIHSAPIRHVSSEPTKTNRQRQRSGPILIKVIETQDISYS; translated from the exons atgtgcACAAGAGAGCTCCAGCACCACCTGAACTCAGCACAACTTCCAGCAGAAACCTCATTGCACAAACCCATCATGAGTCTGAGGATTAAGAAGAACAGGAGATCTGGACTTTATTCATCCTCTGAAGGCTTCAGCACCAAGTCCATGGGATCCTACCCGGCTCGCAAATCCAGCACCACAAACAACGTGGTTCCCATTAAACCTGTCACCGTAAACACGAGCCTCCTTACTCCTCTGAAGACCGACATTGATCCTGAAATCCAGGCTCTGCGTACCCAGGAGAAGGAGCAAATTAAAGGTCTGAATAATCGCTTTGTATCACACATCAAAAAG GTCCAACTGTTGGAGCAACAGAACAAGATGCTGGAAACCAAGTGGCAGCTCTTGCAGAGTCAGGCTGCCTCTTCCTCCAGCATTGAGCTAAAGTATAATGCCTACATCGCCAACCTGAAAAAACAGCTGGAAGGCATCCACAATGATGGCAAGCGTCTCGAGGCAGAGAGAAGTTACTGGAATGGTCAGCTGGACAAATACAGATCAAA GTATGAAGAAGAGACCGGGAAGAAGAATGATTCAGAGATGTGCTTTGTAGCactcaaaaag GAAGCGGATGCAGGATTCAACTCTAAGGAGGCTTTAGAGATCATGTTGTCCAGTCTTACTGACAAATTCAACTTCCTCAAGGCTGTTCATGATGCT gagaTGAGAGAGCTACAGGGCTGCCTGAAGAACACCTCCGTGGTAGTGGAGATGGACAACTCCCGCAGCCTTAACATGGATCGGATTCTGTCTGATGTTAAGGCTCACTATGAGGAAATTGCTGCTCAGAGCCGCGAAGAAACAGAATATTGGTACAGGACAAAG TTTGACCTGATGACAACCCAAGCAAAGCAGTATGGCGCTGACCTGCATTCCACCAAGGCGGAAATAGCAGAAATGAAGCGACTAATCAGTCGCCTGGAGCATGAAATTGATGTTATAAAAGCACAG TGTGACAGCATTCAGAACACCATTACTGAGGTGGAATCAAATGGGCAACAAGCTGTGTTGAACGCTAAAGACCGCATCAAGGACCTGGAGAAATCTTTGAAGGACGCAAAACATGTCATGGCTAAACAGGTCAGGGAATACCAGGAACTTATGAACGTCAAGATGGCCCTGGATATGGAGATTTCCACTTATATGAAATTGATGGAAGGAGAGGAGGACAG ATTTGGACAGGAGACCGTTATTAATATCCACTCAGCACCCATCAGACATGTGAGCTCAGAGCCCACTAAAA CTAATCGCCAGCGGCAGAGGTCAGGGCCGATTCTCATCAAAGTGATAGAGACCCAGGACATCTCATACAGCTAA